Within Catharus ustulatus isolate bCatUst1 chromosome 5, bCatUst1.pri.v2, whole genome shotgun sequence, the genomic segment AGCAGAGGTAGGGGATGGCGCTGCccgggcagagcagggggaaaggcagcggcagcaggcagCGGCTGAGCACGGGGCTGTCCTTGTAGAGGGACGGGAAGGAGAGAGCCGAGGAGGCAGCAAGGGGCTGCGGCTCCCCGGGGGGCtcggccggccccggcccctGGCCCTCGGGCTCGGATGACATTTGTCTCTTGAGCTTGTTGCGGCGGTTCTGGAACCAGATCTTCACCTGGGTCTCGGTGAGGTGCAGCGCGGCGGCCAGCCCGGCCCGCTCGGAGCTGCTCAGGTAGCGCTTCACATCGAAGGTGGACTCCAGCTGGAACACTTGGCTCTTGGAGAAGATGGTCCGCGTCTTCTTCCTGCCGCCCGCCGCCGATGATCTGCCGTTCTCCGAGCCCCCGGCCTCTCGCGGCGGCTGCCGGGGACCGCGCAGCCCCTCCGCGGGGAGCGGGGACCCCGCATCGCCGCCCTCGGAGCGGAGGCCGCGGCTCGTCCCTCCTGCCCCGAGCCGGCGGGGCTCGCTGCCTGcaagggcagagcacagcatcAGTCCCCGCCGCAgcccgcgcccccgccccgcaTGCACGCACGGCCCGGCGGAGCGCAGGGAGAGGGtgggggacaggatggggagggggctgccgAGGGCTGGCCGCGGTCCCACAGCCTCCAGAGGGGAGAAGGGTGAGGCGCTTCCATAAGGATCCAAGGTAATCCCTCTGCCAGCTGTATGGCAGGAAAGCGAGGGGCTCCTGGGCACGGGACAGACAGCCCCAGGAGGACGGGAGAGGGGCACAACACCCTGGAAGCAGGTTGGTGCGTGTGCGGCATCCCCCCGCGTCCTCCCGCGGagcctcccctcctcctgcgTGTGCGCGTCTGTGTCCGCGAGTGCGCGTCTGATCctcctgtctgtgtctgtgtgttcgTGTCTATGTcctcctgtctgtctgtctgtctgtgcgTGTCTATGTCCGTGTGTGCGTGTCTGATCCTCCTGTCTGTGTCCGTCTGTGCGTGTCTGTGTCCTCCTGTCtatctgtctgtgtctgtgtgagcGTGTCTCCGTATCTGTGTGTCTG encodes:
- the LOC116996225 gene encoding homeobox protein HMX1-like, with the protein product MVQLGGGSRAPPAPAAPPAFSIDSILQPGPRRPATEPGTARCALPEEEEEEEEEGEEPEEQEPSKGSSDSGTEPAAASGCPARRVAVRPPPRRRGLRSEGGDAGSPLPAEGLRGPRQPPREAGGSENGRSSAAGGRKKTRTIFSKSQVFQLESTFDVKRYLSSSERAGLAAALHLTETQVKIWFQNRRNKLKRQMSSEPEGQGPGPAEPPGEPQPLAASSALSFPSLYKDSPVLSRCLLPLPFPLLCPGSAIPYLCFPGPGKHFSLLDGDV